TCTTTCATCCCGGCTTTTACCTCGGCCAGCCGCCGGAGCAGGCCTACGCGACCATCCGCGACAACCTGCGCGCCTTGCCGGACATGGGCGTCGATTACCGGCTGGAGACAACCGGCAAGGGCACGCAGTTCGGCACTGTGGCGGAGTTGCTGGACCTCAGCCGGGACGTGCCCACCTGCAAGCCGTGCATCGACTTTTCCCACATCCACGCCCGGGGCAACGGGGCGCTTACGCGCACGGCGGATTTCGGCAAGGTGCTTCGCGCCGTGGCCGACGCCCTGGGCCCTGAGGCGCTTAACGACATGCACATCCACATAAGCGGCATCGAATACGGCCCGAAAGGCGAGAAGCGCCATCTGGGCCTGCGGGAAAGCGACTTCAACTACAAGGCCTGCCTGCGCGCCCTGCGGGAATATGCCGTGAAAGGCTGCGTCATCTGCGAGGATTCGCTGCTCGAATACGACGCCCTGCTGCTCAAAAAGACGTACAACGCCCTGTAGCCGGCGGCCATGGGCAAGGCCGCGCCGGCAAGCCGCCCTCTTCCGCCGGCCTTCTTCCCGCCGAGGCTCCACGGCCAACCCGCCGTCCGCGCCACGCAAAAAGCGCCCCGGTTTCCGGCGCGATACCGACAAACCGGGGCGCTTTCCACTGTGTGGCCCCAGGCGGAAGACCCGTCGCGGGTTTCGCGTCCCTGACGCTTCTTATTTCCCCTTGAAGGCGATGCGGAAACAGGCGATCGCGCCGCCCCAGGTGATGCCGAGGCCGAAAAGCATCATGACAATGGCGCTGGTGGACATGGCCTAGCTCCTTTTCAGAAAGTTCCTGTTCGTATTTTCGATGAGGGCAAAGGCATGGTTATGCCGCGAGCAAAAGGCGGCGAAGGCGATGCAGACAAAAAGCGTGGACCAGCCGAAGGCCAGCGTCGCCGTGCCGGAGTAGCCGCCGTAATTCTTGGACACATCGCCCACGAAATTCGACACCAGCATGAAGCAGAGCATGGCCGGGGCGACGAACCGGATGCTGAGGGACCAGAGGCCGCCGATTTTGATTTCCGAGGAGCTGTTGATGTAGGCGCGCAGGTCGTCGACTCGGCAGAACCAGGCGACGAAGATGATCTCGATGACGCCGCCGATGAGCACGCCGAAATTGTTGATGAAGTGGTCGACGATGTCGAGCAGCAGCAGCCCGCCGCCCGTGGTGAAGACAATGCTGATCAAAAAGCCGACGGAACAGAAGATGACGGCCGCCTTCTTGCGGGAAATGTTCATCTTTTCCATGAGCGCGGCCACCACGACTTCATTGAGGGAAATCATGGAGGACAACCCGGCCACGGAAAGGGCCAGGAAGAACAGGGTGCCGAAGAAGATGGGCGCGGGCATCAGGTTGATGGCCGTGGGCAGGGTGATAAAGGCCAGCCCGACGCCGGAGGTGGCGATCTTGCTGATGGGAACGCCCTGCTGCTGGGCCATGTAGCCGAGCACGCTGAAGATCATGATGCCGGAAATGATGCTGAAGCCGCAGTTGATGAAGACGGTCATGCAGGCGTTGTTGCTGATGTCCGACTCCTCGGGCAGGTAGCTGGCGTAGGACAGCATGATGGCGAAGCCGATGGACAGGCTGTAGAAAATCTGCCCGAAGGCGTCGGCCCAGACCTTGCCCTCCTTGATTGCGGAAAAGTCCGGCGTAAAAAGCCAGTTGAGGCCGTCGACCGCGCCGGGGAGCATAAGGCCCCGGCCGATGAAGACGAACACCAGCAGGAAAAGCAGCGGCATGAAGATCTTGTTCGTGCGTTCGATGCCGCTTTTCACGCCGGTGAAGACGGCGAAAATGGTGAGAAACCATGCCGCGGCCGTGGCGATGAGGATTTCCGGCCGCACGCTGCCCCAATGCAGGGGCGAATCAGTGGCGGCCAGGAATTTCGTAAAGAAAAAGTCCTTCGGCGCCGTGCCCCAGCCCTGAAAAAAGGCGAGCACGAAGTAGTTGAGCGCCCAGGCAACGACAACGGCATAATAGGTCGTGATGATAAACGACACCATGACCTGCCACCAGCCCAGCCATTCCCACTTCCTGGAGATGGAGGAAAAAACTTTCGGCGCGGAGCCGATGAATTTTTTCCCAAGGCCGAATTCGAGGATCATGAAGGGAATGCCGGCAATGAGCATGGCCGCGAAATACGGGATGAGAAACGCGCCGCCGCCGTTATCGTAAACCATGTACGGAAAGCGCCATATATTGCCGAGACCGATTGCCGAACCTACGGCGGCCATGACGAATCCGGTGCGCGAACCCCACATCTCTCTTTTTTGCATGTCGTCACAACTCCATTGAAAAGTCAGCCCATTGCATGATCATTCCATGTGACCATGCGACACGGTGGAAACACTTTCCCATAGCCCCGGTTCACCCGGGACATTGCGCAGTTTCCCGCCTTGCAAGACGTCTTGGCTCAAGGGGGCATGGCGGATGGAGCCTACCGGCATGGCCGCGGCCACTACCCGGTCGTTTCGCCGGCCGCTGACGCATGGGGCAAGGGTCGTGAACGGCGAAGCCGCACGACGCGCAACTCCAGGCAATGCAAGAGACGACTTCGAAGACAAGGGGCCACACGCAAACCATTTTCAAGGGAAAAAGTCCAGCCCGAAGACCGCCCGGCCAGGCGGCCGCAATTGACGAAGGACCAGGCGTGTGGAACAAGATAAAGAACGGAAAAAGCCCTTCATGTCGCGCACAACCCTCTTCATGTATCCAGGCCGGGCACGGGGCATGGCTTGGATCAAGGGCACACTCCTGGACGAGGCCTCCGCGATTCCTGGCGCGGCAATCCAGGAACACCGTGATGGGGGACCAAAAAATGAAACGCCTCGTTTCAGGCCGTTTGCTTCTCCTCCTGGCTTTGCTTGTTTCGACCTCCCTCGCCATGGCCACAAAGAGTGCTGCCCAGCGCATCGAATTGACTTTTTTTTGGAGCAGCGAATGCCCGCATTGTCATAACGCGCTCCCGTTCCTGGAGAAGTTGGCGCGAGAGGACACAGGTCTCACGATCCGGTCCTACAACTTGAATGAAGACCCGCAGTATTTCGAACGCTACCGGGAGATGGCCGCGGGCTTCGGCCAGGAGCCCATGGCCGTTCCGGCTTTCTTCGTCGGAAACGAGATGATCGTCGGTTACGACAACGAGGCAGGGAAAGGAGCGGAGATCATCAGGGCAATCCGTCGAGCGCGCGGGGACGATGGCGAAGAACCGTCGACCGAAACTTTTCTCGATGTGCCCATCCTCGGCCGGCTGGACGCTCAAAGACTTTCGCTCCCGGCCCTGACACTGCTCATCGGTTTCCTCGACGCTTTCAATCCGTGTGCCTTTTTCGTGCTTCTCTTCCTGTTGAGTTTGGTGGGCCACGCCAGGAGCCGGGGACGGATTCTTCTCATTGGCGGCGTTTTTGTCGCGACTTCCGGGGTCGTCTATTTCGGTTTCATGGCGGCTTGGTTTAACGCCTTCCTGCTCTTCGGAGAAATGAGCATGCTTACGCGAGCAGCCGGCGTCCTCGCGATTGTGGTGGGAGCGGTCCATGCAAAGGACTACTTCTGGTTCCGACGCGGCCTGTCCCTCAGTATTCCCGAGGGAGTCAAGCCCGGCCTGTTCCGAAGGATGCGGAACCTGACCGCCGCCGCGTCCCTTCCGGTCCTTTTCGGGAGCACGATCTTCCTTGCCTTGGTTGCGAGCGCCTACGAAATCCTTTGCACGGTGGGCCTGCCCATGGTCTTCACGCGCGTACTGACGCTCCATGCCTTAAGCATGACA
The nucleotide sequence above comes from Solidesulfovibrio fructosivorans JJ]. Encoded proteins:
- a CDS encoding glutaredoxin domain-containing protein, whose product is MKRLVSGRLLLLLALLVSTSLAMATKSAAQRIELTFFWSSECPHCHNALPFLEKLAREDTGLTIRSYNLNEDPQYFERYREMAAGFGQEPMAVPAFFVGNEMIVGYDNEAGKGAEIIRAIRRARGDDGEEPSTETFLDVPILGRLDAQRLSLPALTLLIGFLDAFNPCAFFVLLFLLSLVGHARSRGRILLIGGVFVATSGVVYFGFMAAWFNAFLLFGEMSMLTRAAGVLAIVVGAVHAKDYFWFRRGLSLSIPEGVKPGLFRRMRNLTAAASLPVLFGSTIFLALVASAYEILCTVGLPMVFTRVLTLHALSMTEYYGYLLLYNIVYVLPLLAIVLAFAFTMTSRKLQEGEGRFLKLVSGMMMLALGTVLLVYPPWLTRPLVAIGLVAGSLAVAFVVASLGRAFLRWRQ
- a CDS encoding sodium-dependent transporter, coding for MQKREMWGSRTGFVMAAVGSAIGLGNIWRFPYMVYDNGGGAFLIPYFAAMLIAGIPFMILEFGLGKKFIGSAPKVFSSISRKWEWLGWWQVMVSFIITTYYAVVVAWALNYFVLAFFQGWGTAPKDFFFTKFLAATDSPLHWGSVRPEILIATAAAWFLTIFAVFTGVKSGIERTNKIFMPLLFLLVFVFIGRGLMLPGAVDGLNWLFTPDFSAIKEGKVWADAFGQIFYSLSIGFAIMLSYASYLPEESDISNNACMTVFINCGFSIISGIMIFSVLGYMAQQQGVPISKIATSGVGLAFITLPTAINLMPAPIFFGTLFFLALSVAGLSSMISLNEVVVAALMEKMNISRKKAAVIFCSVGFLISIVFTTGGGLLLLDIVDHFINNFGVLIGGVIEIIFVAWFCRVDDLRAYINSSSEIKIGGLWSLSIRFVAPAMLCFMLVSNFVGDVSKNYGGYSGTATLAFGWSTLFVCIAFAAFCSRHNHAFALIENTNRNFLKRS
- a CDS encoding MetS family NSS transporter small subunit; this translates as MSTSAIVMMLFGLGITWGGAIACFRIAFKGK
- a CDS encoding TIM barrel protein, translated to MDTLLFGISGLPRGDGKQKFAYPTAIPYLRRLGLDAMELPFVRSVNVTEKNRDAILRSKEENDFYLSAHASYYINLNAASPDKREASLDRIRQGARALAMVGGRSLVFHPGFYLGQPPEQAYATIRDNLRALPDMGVDYRLETTGKGTQFGTVAELLDLSRDVPTCKPCIDFSHIHARGNGALTRTADFGKVLRAVADALGPEALNDMHIHISGIEYGPKGEKRHLGLRESDFNYKACLRALREYAVKGCVICEDSLLEYDALLLKKTYNAL